ATGCCTTATAATTGACAAAACGGCTTTTACTGGATCGTTAATAGTCACTACAGAAAAATTTTCATTTTCTAAGAAACGGCTAATTTCTTTGAGAATTGTGGGGCTATCATCTACAGAAACGATTTTATGGATTTTTTGTGCTGTTACAGTAGCAGCCGTTACTCTTTGAGAAGCCAGATTTATGTTATTTGATATTGTTGGTTCTTGAAAGTTTTCTTGGAGAGGAGGAGAAATCTGTGGTAATTGTTGAACAGGAGTTATGTTACCTTCAGAAATATCTGAGTAAGAGTTGACAGTATTATTTAGCTTTTGCTTGGTATAAACTATCTCTGTAATTGATTGTGAGAACAGCGTAGGTGTAGCCTGTCGTAGATATTGCCCTTCAAATATCTTTGGTAATTTATCGAATGGCGGATCGGGTTCATGCAAAATAATCGCACCCTTAAGTATGTAAGGGTATAAATTGCGGGCCAGTTGGATTTCATCTTGATTCAAAATCGTCGCCAGATGACACAGGCTGAAACCCTTCATCCAATTTATTAAATCCGGCTGAAGTTTTGGTAAATCTTCTTCTTCAATTTTGCTGTTAATCAACAGATATGGACGTTGATATGGAGAAGAAATTTGCGGAATAAAAGTCTGCCAATTCTGTATTTTTACTTGGCAACGTTCTAGAATTTTTTCTCCATCTAGCCTACAAATTCTTGGCATTCTATCAATTTGTTCTGCTAATTCATAAGTACCTTCTTGAATGAGTAAAAATGATTCAATCACCTCTTTAACTAATTCTTGAATCAGCACTGCTGCTTGTGTAGAATGCAGATGTTTTTGACTAATAAGCCAAGATATCGCTTGATATTCAGGAGGGGGATTTCTCAAATTGTTGTCATGTTCAATTAACTGACTGTGTGAGTCAGGTTCAAACATCAGACGGACTTGAACACGCACCTCGCTAGTAAGCAGTGGAATTTGGTGGCTGAGGCGGCGCAAATGGCGTTCTAGTCGATCAAATGGTTCTACTGAATGAGTAGCGTAGGTTATCTTACCCTGCTCTAGGTAAATTAACCAGAAAACAGAGTTACTAAATGCTTGTAAACAAGTACTATCAGAGCAATTGGATAACTGTCTTAACAAGCTTAGAGGACGTAGTTTAGTGAATGCACCTGAGTTATTCATGTTTTTCAAGTTTTTTTGCGGAATCAATAACCGAACATTTGTAGATTGAAAATATCATCTATAAAATATTTTCTTGTTTGTAATATTTCTCTACGCACAAATTATTTCTTTTAAAATATGTATATATATTAAAAGTTATAAGTTTTATAACTCATCTGTTACATTTGACACGTTCTACTTAATTTATCTCAAAAAACAAGTATATGGGTATGAATAAAAGTAAACACCTATCATAGCTAGACTATCAGTAGATATTGGTTCATTCTAGATTTTGCTCACTATCGACGACTCTTGGTCGAAGACCTTAATAGCGATGTTTATTGATGTCAACTAACTTCAAGAGGCAAATTTGATTCCAAGTTCGCGCAGTTACACTGGTATACTTCTATGAGCTAACGATCTTAATTATGGTTAATAACTTTTCTATAAAGGAACGATTCTCCTACATAAAATCTTTAAAAACTTATCTAGGAAAGTTTACGTATTTATTGTACTGTAGGTTTAATGGATATAAGTTTTGGGTAGATACATTACAACAGGTAACGCTGGGTTTTGATAAACTCTTTTTTGCTAAACTAAGCTCTACTCAAGTTCTTCATTAAATATACAGAGAACTTTATGAAAATAATTTGTTTAATAAAGATTAGAGCATCTGCCACTAGATACTATATTCTCTAGTCGCCTCGGCGATTAGCATTACATAC
This genomic interval from Nostoc sp. KVJ3 contains the following:
- a CDS encoding response regulator; translated protein: MNNSGAFTKLRPLSLLRQLSNCSDSTCLQAFSNSVFWLIYLEQGKITYATHSVEPFDRLERHLRRLSHQIPLLTSEVRVQVRLMFEPDSHSQLIEHDNNLRNPPPEYQAISWLISQKHLHSTQAAVLIQELVKEVIESFLLIQEGTYELAEQIDRMPRICRLDGEKILERCQVKIQNWQTFIPQISSPYQRPYLLINSKIEEEDLPKLQPDLINWMKGFSLCHLATILNQDEIQLARNLYPYILKGAIILHEPDPPFDKLPKIFEGQYLRQATPTLFSQSITEIVYTKQKLNNTVNSYSDISEGNITPVQQLPQISPPLQENFQEPTISNNINLASQRVTAATVTAQKIHKIVSVDDSPTILKEISRFLENENFSVVTINDPVKAVLSIIRHKPDLILLDLNMLGIDGYELCRIIRNNSIFQQTPIIFVTGSKGIVDKVKAKLVGASGYLTKPFTRAELLKIVFMHLT